Below is a window of Hyphomonas neptunium ATCC 15444 DNA.
TCGTGAGCCTGTCCACCTATCTGAAGAAGGCAGCAGAGAAGATTCTGATAACCGAAACAGGGTCATGACCAGCCAGGCAGATAGTTGAACACCGGCGGCCTATCAGGGCGCGTGGTCCGCACACCGAGTACATCGGCGGTGATTGGCCCGCTATTAGCGGTAGCCAGGTTCCGGCCATCTGAGTCGGTAGCGTGCACGCAAACCTTGAGGTTAGATTCCGTTCCGGGGGCATGTGATCTCATAGTTATTGCGTTGGCCAGAGAATTTCGTCCTCAAATCCGAGCCTTTCAAAGTTTAAGCTGGGTGACCGGGTGTATCCTGATCAATGTTCAAAATGGGATACAAATTGGGTACAAAGTGGGATACAAATTGATCGAGAGCGTGAGCTAGAAAATTGAAAATATTGGAATTTATGTTCAATTTTGACGCCCGTCACTCGCGCCATAAATTGAATGAATACAAGGTAGTATAGCGTTAATCGACTGCCTGTCAAATGCCCCGGACCATCCCGCTCTTACGGTTTTAAGATCCTCCAGTATGCGGGGCCTCTCCGGACGCGCAGCGGTGACCAGGTGCCCAGCGCAAGCCTTTAACAACAGGCATTCGTTATTAAAGGTTCGCTTGCTCTCGGTTTTTCTGGTCTCGGGTTCTGAGGTCTGTCGTCAGAGCCTTTTCAGTCCAGCTTCAGGAAGTACCGGGTGGATTTGAGTTCCCCCTGCCGAACGAGCGCGCCTTTGGCGACCATGTCGGTAAGGTCGCGCGTCGCGGTTGCGGTCGGGGCGCCTGTGATCGTCATGTAATTCTTTGCGCTGAGCCCGCCCTTGAAGCCGTCAATGCCTTCGGCGAACATGCGCAGCAAGGCTTTCTCCTGCCGCGGGTTCAGCTTCCCTGCGAGCCGGTCGAAGAGGCGCGTCTTGGCCAGCATGAACTCAACCTGCTTCAGGCTTCGGTCCTGCGCCTCAAGCGCGATATCCGCAAACCAGCTCAGCCAGCGGTCGGCGTTCACGGTTGCACTGGCGAGCTCCAGTTCGCGGTAATAGTCCTTGCGGTGGCGCAGCAGGGCGCCGGCCAGCGACATGAAGACGGGCCGCTGCCTTCCTTGCGCTAGCGCTTTTTCCGAGATGGCGCGTCCGATGCGGCCATTGCCGTCTTCATACGGATGGATGCACTCGAACCAGAGATGTGCAAGTCCGGCCCGCTCGATCGGAAGCAGCGGTGTCTCGCCGGTTGGCGCGGTCTTGTTGAACCAGGCGATGAACGCCGACATATGGCCGGGAACGGAGCTTGAAGGCGGCGCCTCATAGAGAACCTTTGGCGCGGAGGGTAGCGGCTCATGCGTTCGGTCAGAGACGATATGAGCACTTCGCTGCGCAAGTAGCGAGACGATTGGTGCGCGCCTGAAAGCGGCCGGGAGGGATGCAAGTCTCAGGATGTTAAGTCTCTGCAGTGGGTCACTCGATATCAATCCGCTTAAAGCGTTCTAGTGTGGTATGCATCTCAGCGGCGGCCGATCAGACATGCTAGACTGACGCTTTCAGGATCGGTGGTCGGGCTTCGGTGTAAGAATCCAACGGCGTTTCTATG
It encodes the following:
- a CDS encoding Fic family protein; this encodes MISSDPLQRLNILRLASLPAAFRRAPIVSLLAQRSAHIVSDRTHEPLPSAPKVLYEAPPSSSVPGHMSAFIAWFNKTAPTGETPLLPIERAGLAHLWFECIHPYEDGNGRIGRAISEKALAQGRQRPVFMSLAGALLRHRKDYYRELELASATVNADRWLSWFADIALEAQDRSLKQVEFMLAKTRLFDRLAGKLNPRQEKALLRMFAEGIDGFKGGLSAKNYMTITGAPTATATRDLTDMVAKGALVRQGELKSTRYFLKLD